In Candidatus Deferrimicrobium sp., a genomic segment contains:
- a CDS encoding type 4a pilus biogenesis protein PilO translates to MALKLGDLSKVPPRQKILLAVLFCGLVVSGYYYLYYREASQRIGAMEAELASLQSKIQEQQAIAANLRSFQDEVRRLEAQLSLLLEQLPNSAEIPSLLKSISDLGKDSGLEFLRFAPSGEVKKDFYAEIPVSISVNGDYHSFALFSDKVAHYPRIVNLSNIVFSSPKPSGDNIVLVTVNCTATTYRFLDQQAASAPGAGAQGKNK, encoded by the coding sequence ATGGCGCTAAAACTTGGCGATCTTTCGAAGGTGCCGCCCCGGCAAAAGATTCTGCTTGCCGTCCTGTTCTGCGGCCTCGTCGTCTCTGGGTACTATTACCTCTATTACCGGGAGGCGTCGCAGCGGATCGGCGCGATGGAGGCCGAGCTGGCGAGCCTTCAGAGCAAAATCCAGGAACAGCAGGCGATCGCGGCGAACCTGCGTTCGTTCCAGGACGAGGTCCGGCGGCTCGAGGCCCAGCTCTCGCTCCTGCTCGAGCAGCTTCCGAACTCGGCGGAGATCCCCTCCCTTTTGAAGAGCATATCCGATCTCGGGAAGGACTCGGGACTCGAGTTCCTTCGCTTCGCCCCGTCCGGCGAGGTCAAGAAGGATTTCTACGCCGAGATCCCCGTGTCGATCTCCGTCAACGGCGACTATCACAGCTTCGCCCTCTTCTCCGACAAGGTGGCGCATTACCCCCGGATCGTGAACCTGTCCAACATCGTCTTTTCCTCTCCGAAACCATCCGGGGACAATATTGTCCTGGTGACCGTCAACTGCACGGCCACGACCTACCGCTTCCTCGATCAGCAGGCCGCCTCCGCTCCCGGAGCGGGGGCGCAGGGGAAGAATAAATGA
- the pilQ gene encoding type IV pilus secretin PilQ yields MMTPLRHSGGILWPRVLQVMAAMMLACALLVPVAIAAEPAGSDATQPTGAPDARIREVTVSKSPYNTTIQASVDGAIGNYNSFKLNDPFRIVVDVWGVAQGTAASEIPVGTPQVKTVKISTVDRKLRMVVETPGDRPMPFIVSTENDALVLSVGGGADEKVSSTERLQDEKAPAKGPAVVGIDLEDLPDASNVVITTAGDSPYQVSRKAGSVTLLFKGAVAEKGLLRRIDARKFDIPVKAITPSGGKKGVTVAVAFAKGSPYTVEKRDGTVVVAFPKGAAEGKVDLVARATPGSAPLVAKGDEEPEGMDSKGEPDSLQGSRSWGFITGTSDVGRKYHGQRISMDFKDADLTNVFRIIAEVSNLNIITSDDVKGKVSLRLVNVPWDQALDIVLRSKSLGASQEGNVLRIAPLSSLRKEDQERFDAQKQIEQSRQEAMNRAAEVRASQEAVFDTIPVSYSRASELLVKIKPLTSKFGKLDSDDRTNVLIIRDLPQNIVEVKALVATLDTATPQVLIEARIVEVNTTFSRELGIQWGGSYQGGTGNTKFGLTGAQNSTGASLPGGAVTAGTTVPFTATAPVPSFAVNLPAAIGVGAGGGIAFGILKDNLRLDLSLSALEATGKAKIISSPKIVTIDNKQATIEQGTQIPYSTVSASGTNTQFIDATLSLKVTPHITPDGRVSMKIEAKNDSQGQVGATGQPAINKKKATTEVLIRDGDTTVIGGIMQISRNENQAGLPWLSKIPVLGYLFRKDTNTTENRELLIFITPKILKQEPIQGKAS; encoded by the coding sequence ATGATGACCCCGTTACGGCATTCGGGCGGAATCCTCTGGCCCCGCGTCCTGCAGGTGATGGCGGCGATGATGCTTGCCTGCGCCCTGCTCGTGCCGGTCGCGATCGCCGCGGAGCCTGCCGGCTCGGACGCCACGCAACCCACGGGAGCTCCGGACGCCAGGATCAGGGAGGTGACGGTCTCGAAGTCGCCCTACAATACGACGATCCAGGCATCGGTCGATGGGGCAATCGGGAACTATAACTCCTTCAAACTGAACGACCCGTTCCGGATCGTGGTGGATGTCTGGGGCGTTGCCCAAGGGACGGCGGCCTCCGAGATCCCTGTGGGGACCCCCCAGGTCAAGACGGTGAAGATCTCCACGGTCGACCGGAAGTTGCGGATGGTAGTGGAGACTCCGGGCGACCGGCCGATGCCGTTCATCGTCAGCACCGAAAATGACGCGCTCGTCCTGTCCGTCGGAGGCGGCGCGGATGAGAAGGTCTCCAGCACGGAGCGTCTCCAGGATGAGAAAGCACCGGCGAAAGGTCCCGCCGTCGTCGGGATCGACCTTGAAGACCTGCCCGACGCGTCGAACGTGGTGATCACCACGGCGGGGGATTCACCGTACCAGGTTTCGAGGAAAGCGGGCAGCGTGACGCTCTTGTTCAAGGGCGCCGTCGCGGAGAAGGGGCTGCTTCGGCGGATCGACGCAAGAAAGTTCGATATCCCCGTGAAGGCGATCACCCCCTCCGGCGGGAAGAAGGGGGTCACGGTCGCCGTCGCGTTCGCAAAGGGTTCCCCGTACACCGTGGAGAAGAGGGATGGCACGGTCGTGGTGGCGTTCCCGAAGGGTGCGGCCGAAGGAAAGGTCGACCTGGTCGCGCGGGCGACGCCGGGGAGCGCCCCGCTTGTCGCAAAGGGGGACGAGGAACCGGAGGGTATGGACTCGAAAGGGGAACCGGACTCCCTTCAAGGTTCACGATCGTGGGGATTCATCACCGGGACTTCCGACGTCGGCCGGAAATACCACGGGCAGCGGATTTCCATGGACTTCAAGGACGCCGACCTCACCAACGTTTTCCGGATCATCGCCGAGGTCAGCAACCTGAACATCATCACGTCGGACGACGTCAAGGGGAAGGTCTCCCTCCGGCTGGTCAACGTTCCGTGGGATCAGGCGCTCGACATCGTCCTCCGCTCGAAGTCGCTTGGCGCGTCGCAGGAGGGGAACGTCCTCCGCATCGCGCCGCTTTCTTCCCTCCGGAAGGAGGATCAGGAGCGGTTCGACGCGCAGAAGCAGATCGAGCAGTCGCGCCAGGAGGCGATGAACCGTGCCGCCGAGGTCCGGGCGTCCCAGGAAGCGGTCTTCGACACCATCCCGGTCAGCTACAGCAGGGCTTCCGAACTGCTGGTCAAGATCAAGCCGCTCACCTCGAAGTTCGGGAAACTGGACAGCGACGACCGGACGAACGTACTGATCATCCGCGACCTGCCGCAGAACATCGTCGAGGTGAAGGCCCTGGTCGCCACGCTCGACACCGCGACGCCGCAGGTCCTCATCGAGGCCCGGATCGTCGAGGTGAACACCACCTTCTCCCGCGAGCTCGGGATCCAGTGGGGTGGATCCTACCAGGGGGGCACCGGAAATACCAAATTCGGGCTGACCGGCGCGCAGAATTCGACCGGCGCGTCCCTTCCCGGGGGGGCGGTTACTGCGGGAACCACCGTTCCCTTCACCGCCACGGCCCCCGTTCCGAGCTTTGCCGTGAACCTGCCGGCGGCGATCGGCGTCGGTGCCGGCGGCGGGATCGCATTCGGCATCCTGAAGGACAACCTCCGCCTCGACCTTTCGCTCTCCGCCCTCGAGGCTACGGGGAAGGCGAAGATCATCTCCTCTCCGAAGATCGTGACGATCGACAACAAGCAAGCCACCATCGAGCAGGGCACGCAGATCCCGTACTCCACGGTGTCTGCATCCGGGACGAACACGCAATTCATCGACGCGACCCTCAGCTTGAAGGTGACGCCGCACATCACGCCCGATGGCCGGGTCTCGATGAAGATCGAGGCTAAGAACGACTCCCAGGGCCAGGTCGGTGCGACCGGTCAGCCGGCGATCAACAAGAAGAAGGCGACCACCGAGGTCCTGATCCGCGACGGCGATACGACGGTCATCGGAGGGATCATGCAGATCTCTCGTAACGAGAATCAGGCGGGGCTACCCTGGCTCTCGAAGATCCCCGTCCTCGGGTACCTGTTCCGGAAAGACACGAACACAACCGAAAACCGGGAATTGCTGATCTTCATAACGCCGAAGATCCTGAAGCAGGAGCCGATCCAGGGCAAGGCATCCTGA
- a CDS encoding PilN domain-containing protein: protein MIRINLVRGKRKKRRELSLGAGWIAFPLVVLVGTIYFHTTVSGRISKLNADIGKANADIARLKKEIGEVEKFKVRKAELQKKVDIISNLQKGRSGPVRYFDALSAAIPEKCWIDTLGVKDEKVTLSGVALNNYTIANFMTALGQTGRFRDVVLGAAEQTTVAGVKLVKFNLTFQTVN from the coding sequence ATGATCCGGATCAATCTCGTCCGGGGAAAACGTAAGAAGCGAAGGGAACTGAGCCTCGGGGCCGGCTGGATTGCGTTCCCACTGGTGGTCCTGGTCGGGACGATCTACTTCCATACCACGGTCTCGGGGAGGATCTCCAAGCTCAACGCGGACATCGGGAAGGCCAACGCCGACATCGCTCGACTGAAAAAGGAGATCGGCGAAGTCGAGAAGTTCAAAGTCCGGAAGGCGGAGCTCCAGAAAAAGGTGGACATCATCTCCAACCTACAGAAAGGGCGCAGCGGTCCCGTCCGCTACTTCGATGCGCTGTCGGCCGCGATTCCCGAGAAATGCTGGATCGACACGCTGGGCGTGAAGGACGAGAAGGTCACCCTTTCCGGCGTCGCCTTGAACAACTACACGATTGCGAACTTCATGACCGCCCTCGGGCAAACCGGCCGTTTCCGCGATGTCGTGCTGGGAGCCGCCGAGCAGACGACGGTGGCGGGCGTGAAACTCGTAAAGTTCAACTTGACGTTCCAGACGGTCAATTGA
- a CDS encoding pilus assembly protein PilP, whose product MSLAPVRHISLAVGILATISLFAGGFGCSKEPAAPQQVVKRQAPKPEAKAPAAPAEEARAKKAEQSALYDPRGKRDPFVSFIKIEERRKAGADAALLPPLQRYELGELKFVGVIWTKKGARGLVEDAEGKGYSVTVGTRIGRSGGVVSRITAKEILVKEVVVGNRGEKVVKESGIQLITAGGI is encoded by the coding sequence ATGAGTCTCGCTCCCGTGCGACACATTTCGTTGGCCGTTGGGATCCTCGCCACGATTTCCCTTTTCGCCGGAGGGTTCGGCTGCTCCAAGGAACCGGCGGCGCCGCAGCAGGTGGTGAAGAGGCAGGCGCCGAAGCCTGAAGCGAAGGCCCCGGCCGCCCCCGCGGAGGAAGCGCGGGCGAAGAAGGCCGAGCAGAGCGCGCTCTACGACCCTCGTGGGAAGCGGGATCCGTTCGTGTCGTTTATCAAGATCGAGGAACGCAGGAAGGCGGGGGCCGACGCCGCGTTGCTCCCGCCCCTGCAGCGGTACGAACTTGGCGAGTTGAAGTTCGTCGGAGTCATCTGGACGAAGAAGGGCGCGCGGGGCCTTGTGGAGGATGCCGAGGGGAAAGGATACTCCGTGACGGTGGGAACGCGGATCGGCCGCTCCGGCGGCGTTGTCAGCCGGATCACCGCGAAGGAGATTCTCGTGAAAGAAGTGGTTGTCGGCAACCGGGGGGAAAAGGTCGTGAAGGAAAGCGGAATCCAGCTCATTACGGCAGGAGGAATATAA